GACAGTAGGCCTTAAAGTTACAAGTAGTTTCGCCTCTGTTTATGGCGGTTGGATATTAGGATTTGCTGTACTATAGTCCTAAATTTCCTTAAGATAtttctaattgtttttattatttaatttgatttttttttgtgttcaatATGGATAGCTGTTTTACTTTTATCCGATATCTGAAATGGCCaactttgttttaaaaaaactaactaaaaatatttgaaagtatTAAAAAGTATAGTATTCAGAGCTTTTGTTCTCTCTTATTGGTTGGACAGGGTTAGAACCTTTCTCTTTGGGCGAGCGTATCCGATTCCAAAATTTATCcttattttctaaaagttctgGATTTTATGTTTTCACCAACCTATGTTGTGCTGTGTTCAAAATATATCTAATTGATCTAACTGATtatcttagagcatctccaatgagACAATATTTTTCCTTctataatttacattaaaatagagtaattctatTATAGTGTAATTTTTGCTCCAATGATATTACTCTATAATAGACTTACTCTATTATATAGTGAAATATAAAGTAATGTcatattttactttatatttggagtgaaaaaataacattcatctatatttagtaattctattatagaataATATCATTAGAGCAAAAATAGAGTtctattggagatggtcttgTAACTATATGTGCGGGTCTCCCAGAATCCGATTCACATCAATTGAGGTGTCAAAATAAATGATGTCTATCAAAGCCGTCTCTGATTGttgaaatgaagaaaaaaaacattatttcattCCACCCAGTAAAATTATCAaacctattaaaaatattcGAATTAAGGCTCCGAATGGTTACTGCAGTTTGAacggtgcgggacaagcggttcaactgcggtgcagttttaacagttataaaacgtatagatataaagtatatgtaaagatttttgttactgttaactgtgGTGCGGGACGGGACGGTTGTAAACATTCGAAGCCTAAGTAAAAAATCTTGTATAAAAACATCCATATCCCCAAACTGGTTCAGAttggtttcagtttttttttccagtctTGTTGGAGTGAGTTATAAAATGCCCACTCCTGTCTCCTGTGacaaattttccaaaaataagcTACCTACCAAAAACGGCATCGTATTCAATTGTGTTAAGCTTCACCTGTATGATATAGATCCCATCTCCCACCAAACTCTCTTTCCCACTTCACTATTTCTCAGATACCTTTTGGCCGTCACTCTATACCTTTCTCATTCGACGACAATGTCGGCGTCAACAAACTCCCTCCTCCTCGGAAACCAAACCCATCTCCCTTCCCTCAAATCCCAATCCCTCCTCCGCCTCACCAAACCCCTCTCCATCCGATGCGCCgcttcctccaccaccaccgagCGAGTCATCAACTTCGCGGCAGGCCCCGCCGCTCTACCCGAGAACGTCCTCCTCAAAGCCCAATCCGACCTCTACAACTGGCGCGGATCCGGCATGAGCGTCATGGAGATGAGCCACCGCGGCAAAGAGTTCCTCTCCATCATCCAAAAAGCCGAATCCGATCTCCGCCTCCTCCTCCACATCCCTCCCGACTACTCCGTCCTCTTCCTCCAAGGCGGCGCCACCACCCAGTTCGCCGCCCTCCCTCTCAACCTCTGCAACCCCGAGGACCCCGTCGATTACGTCGTCACCGGATCTTGGGGTGACAAGGCCTTCAAGGAGGCGCAGAAGTACTGCAACCCTAAGGTTGTCTGGTCCGGTAAGGCCGAGAAGTACACGAAAGTCCCCTCCTTTGACGGGTTTGAGCAGAACCCGCACGCCAAGTATTTGCATTTATGCGCCAATGAGACTATCCATGGAGTTGAGTTTAAAGACTACCCTGTTCCCAAGAACCCCAACGGTGTTTTGATCGCTGACATGTCTTCGAATTTCTGTTCGAAGCCTGTTGATGTGTCCAAGTTCGGTGTGATCTACGCCGGTGCGCAGAAGAACGTTGGTCCTTCGGGAGTCACCATTGTGATAATCAGGAAAGATTTGATCGGGAACGCTCAGGACGTTACTCCCGTGATGCTTGACTACAAGATCCACGACGAGAACAGTTCCTTGTACAACACGCCTCCCTGTTTCGGGATTTACATGTGCGGTTTAGTGTTTGATGATCTGTTGGCGCAGGGAGGGTTGAAGGAGGTGGAGAAGAAGAACCAGAGGAAGGCGAAGATTCTGTATGATGCTATTGATGAGAGCAGGGGGTTTTTCAGGTGTCCGGTTGAGAAGTCTGTGAGGTCTTTGATGAATGTTCCTTTCACGTTGGAGAAGGCGGAGTTGGAAGGGGAGTTTATTAAGGAAGCTGCGAAGGAGAAGATGGTGCAGCTCAAGGGGCATAGATCGGTGGGAGGTATGAGGGCTTCTATTTACAATGCGATGCCTTTGGCTGGAGTTGAGAAGCTTGTTGCGTTCATGAAAGAGTTTCAGGCTAGGCATACTTGATTTCAATCTTCTTCGTTGTTGAGTGAGTTTTAGCTTTGAATGCTTATggtttgagtttttgttttcatcttcATCTACTTTGAATCCAGTTGTGTGCGGAACTGTTTCAGTAATAATCTTTTAGCGTATGCTAACTGAGAACTTCTAGAGAGATTAAAATCTTTGAATAAATACTTATTGGGAAAATGCTGAGATGAGCTTTTGATGATAAGCAAATGCATACAAGTATCTCATGTTGTTGAGTTAGTTTGTCCTTTCTCTGTATTTGCTG
The nucleotide sequence above comes from Brassica napus cultivar Da-Ae chromosome A9, Da-Ae, whole genome shotgun sequence. Encoded proteins:
- the LOC106366377 gene encoding phosphoserine aminotransferase 2, chloroplastic → MSASTNSLLLGNQTHLPSLKSQSLLRLTKPLSIRCAASSTTTERVINFAAGPAALPENVLLKAQSDLYNWRGSGMSVMEMSHRGKEFLSIIQKAESDLRLLLHIPPDYSVLFLQGGATTQFAALPLNLCNPEDPVDYVVTGSWGDKAFKEAQKYCNPKVVWSGKAEKYTKVPSFDGFEQNPHAKYLHLCANETIHGVEFKDYPVPKNPNGVLIADMSSNFCSKPVDVSKFGVIYAGAQKNVGPSGVTIVIIRKDLIGNAQDVTPVMLDYKIHDENSSLYNTPPCFGIYMCGLVFDDLLAQGGLKEVEKKNQRKAKILYDAIDESRGFFRCPVEKSVRSLMNVPFTLEKAELEGEFIKEAAKEKMVQLKGHRSVGGMRASIYNAMPLAGVEKLVAFMKEFQARHT